TGAGACCTCACTTTTTATCGTATATTAAAAAGTGAGGTAAAACCAGGATCCTTAAAAAGGTTGATCCCCTGTTAGTCAAATGACTTCATTCAGGCTGCCCATGCGGTAACCCTGCAGGTCAACGGCAATAAACTTGAAACCAAAGGCTTTTAGTTGGCGGGACAGTTCCGTGGCAAAAGGCTCGATAAAGAGTTTTTGCCTGTCTTCTGCTGCTACTTCAATGCGGGCCAGATTTCCGTGGCAGCGTACCCGGACGGTTTTAAAACCGGCATCAATCAGGTATTTTTCGGACTTTTCTATTTTTTCCAAATCTTCTTTGTTGATGTTGTTCCCGTAAGGTATCCTTGAATACAGGCAGGCATAAGCCGGTTTGTTCCAGGTGGGTAGGTTAAGTTCTTTGGAAAACTGCCGTATTTCGGCTTTGGTAATCTTATTTTCCAGCAGCGGACTGAGTACTTTCACCTCCCGGGTGGCTTTCATGCCGGGGCGGTAATCTTTTAAATCATCGAAATTACTGCCGTCGAGCACATAAGCAATGCCCATCTTTTCAGCCTCAGAACGGATACGCCCAAATTCAACCTTCTTGCACAGGTAACACCTGTTTACGGGATTATGTTTGATGTCTTCTTCAATTTCAGGTGAATTGACAATGATGTGTTTTACACCAACCAGGGCTGCAATTTTCTTGGTGTCTTCAAGTTCATAACGGGGCAGGGCAGGGGAATCTATCGTGATGGCGCATACATCATCGCCCAAAGCTTCTTTGGCTGCTGCAATCAAAAACGAACTGTCCACTCCTCCCGAAAAAGCAACGGCAACTTTTTCCAGTTTTTTAAGATAAGCAATTAAATTGCTGTATTTTGTGTTTTCTATCATTGCAATAATTTGAAAGCGTAAAATTAGAATAATATGTAATATCCGGGATAGTACTTTTTAATTTAAAATTTAATGAGCATAACAAGCAGGAAGGTGAATTGTTCAAAGAAGTTCTTACAGGAGGCGGATTATTTGTATATATCTTTTCTGTGACCAACGGGAACCACAGTAATAATTATTTTATCATCATCAATTTCCTACGAAAATAATTAATTTAAGTTTCTCAACTAAATATTTTCCTGAACGGAATAAAATTTAAAGTCAGTGATTTATTGTCCTTCATTTACCAAGGGGCTAAAACAGGCCGGTGATTAATTAAAAAGTTCCAGGACTTTCCTCCGCGAAGCGTTAAAAACAAAATCCTTATTGACTGCGTACTGTCTGAATGAAGCCGACGCCAGGAGGCGGAATGAGTTGACGCAGTCACAGTCTTTTTTGTAAACTTTTTGTGACGA
This portion of the Bacteroidota bacterium genome encodes:
- the larE gene encoding ATP-dependent sacrificial sulfur transferase LarE, coding for MIENTKYSNLIAYLKKLEKVAVAFSGGVDSSFLIAAAKEALGDDVCAITIDSPALPRYELEDTKKIAALVGVKHIIVNSPEIEEDIKHNPVNRCYLCKKVEFGRIRSEAEKMGIAYVLDGSNFDDLKDYRPGMKATREVKVLSPLLENKITKAEIRQFSKELNLPTWNKPAYACLYSRIPYGNNINKEDLEKIEKSEKYLIDAGFKTVRVRCHGNLARIEVAAEDRQKLFIEPFATELSRQLKAFGFKFIAVDLQGYRMGSLNEVI